A genomic segment from Ancylothrix sp. D3o encodes:
- a CDS encoding DUF6753 family protein, which translates to MVVNNGRVDNQESDFSDGLPGDTTPHSFNVEGLTREDLLKWFSPETIPASVEEFKQQILETAKSVGMDEDDPAFGQALAQMRLDLLIRLMPLIFDKVFFNWLEAVREVKEEQKEWLDEVKEEIMAYQEAGVMGMRSAIARAVEELVKDAERQKSRQFFSSLMPAMGVLLATLGLGVGLGWGVAKSLQNAPQSSSVSMVELPGQK; encoded by the coding sequence ATGGTGGTAAATAATGGCAGAGTAGATAATCAAGAATCTGATTTTAGTGATGGATTACCTGGTGATACCACGCCCCACTCGTTTAATGTAGAGGGACTGACGAGGGAAGATTTATTGAAGTGGTTTTCACCAGAGACAATACCGGCTAGTGTTGAGGAATTCAAACAACAGATACTAGAAACAGCAAAAAGTGTGGGGATGGATGAGGATGATCCTGCTTTTGGGCAAGCTTTAGCTCAAATGCGGTTGGATTTGTTAATCCGGTTAATGCCGTTAATTTTTGATAAAGTTTTCTTCAATTGGTTGGAAGCTGTACGAGAAGTCAAAGAAGAGCAGAAAGAATGGTTAGATGAAGTCAAAGAGGAAATTATGGCATACCAAGAGGCCGGTGTGATGGGGATGCGGTCAGCAATTGCCAGAGCAGTTGAAGAATTGGTGAAGGATGCTGAAAGACAGAAATCCCGACAGTTTTTCTCATCTTTAATGCCGGCTATGGGAGTATTATTGGCTACCTTGGGATTAGGTGTGGGTTTGGGTTGGGGCGTGGCCAAAAGCCTTCAAAATGCTCCCCAAAGTTCATCGGTATCGATGGTGGAGTTGCCCGGACAAAAGTAA